In one window of Megalops cyprinoides isolate fMegCyp1 chromosome 24, fMegCyp1.pri, whole genome shotgun sequence DNA:
- the LOC118771488 gene encoding tripartite motif-containing protein 16-like, with protein sequence MRKEGGVSHTELSNGDAPDFFQEHLRSITINPDVTFGFVKKFVSELKEQLENICKEKLAKISGAVKVVDLLKAPEPRTRAEFLQYSCQLTLDPNTANTHLCLSEGNRAVTCGTVKQPYPDHPERFQFWQQLLCREGLSGRCYWEAEWSGDVVYIAVSYKEISRKGNGHDCCFGRNEKSWSLRFSASEYSFWYNNKKTETPAPTSPRIGVYLDHRAGTLSFYSVSDTMTLLYRVQTTFTQPLYPGFWLYRGDASVRIVKQVKFHSKLIQKKHIP encoded by the exons ACTTACGCAGCATCACCATCAATCCAGATGTCACTTTTGGGTTCGTGAAGAAATTTGTCTCTGAACTGAAAGAGCAACTGGAGAACATCTGCAAGGAGAAATTAGCAAAGATCTCTGGAGCAG tgAAAGTTGTGGATCTTCTAAAGGCTCCAGAGCCCAGGACCAGAGCAGAGTTCTTacaat AttcctgccagctcacactggacccaaacacagcaaatacacacctctgtctgtctgaggggaaCAGAGCAGTGACATGTGGGACAGTGAagcagccatatcctgatcatCCAGAGAGATTTCAATTCTGGCAGCaactgctgtgcagagagggtctgtctggacGCTgctactgggaggctgagtggagtggggATGTGGTTTATATAGCAGTCTCATATAAAGAgatcagcaggaaaggaaatGGGCATGACTGCTGCTTTGGACGCAATGAAAAGTCCTGGAGTTTGCGCTTCTCTGCTTCAGAGTACTCTTTCTGGTACAATAACAAGAAAACTGAAACCCCTGCTCCTACCTCCCCCAGAATAGGAGTGTACCTGGATCACAGGGCAGGAACTCTGTCCTTTTACAGCGTCTCTGACACAATGACCCTCCTGTACAGAGTCCAGaccacattcactcagcccctctatcctgggttttgGCTTTATCGGGG TGATGCTTCTGTCAGAATTGTGAAGCAAGTTAAATTTCACTCAAAGCTCATACAAAAGAAACATATCCCTTAA
- the LOC118771042 gene encoding tripartite motif-containing protein 16-like isoform X1, giving the protein MAAASISVEQDQFSCSICLDLLKDPVTIPCGHSYCMGCIKGYWDQDYQTGVYSCPQCRQTFTLRPVLGRNTMLAKVLEKLKKTGLQAAPPAHCYAGPGDVACDVCTGRKRKAVKSCLECLASYCETDLNLHDKLNRGKSHKLTEATANLQEKICSQHHKLLEIYCRTDQQCICYLCLMDEHRGHDTVSAAAKRTEKQKQLGATQRKFQQRIQEREKELQDLRQAVKSLTCSAQAAVEDSERIFTELIRSIERRRSEVKQLIRDQEKAAVSQTEGVMERLEQEIAELRRRDAEMEQLSHTEDHIHFLQSCQSLCVPPGCGDLRSITINPHVTFGFVKKSVSELKEQLENICKETLAKISGAGRWDIQAPEPRTRAEFLQYSCQLTLDPNTANTYLCLSERNRAVTQGAVKQPYPDHSERFYYRPEVLCKEGLSGRCYWEAEWRGNVVYIAVSYKEISRNAISGDSLFGFNEKSWSLRCSASSCSFWHNNKSTVIPAPRSCRVGVYLDHRAGTLSFYSVSHTMTLLHRVQTTFTQPLYAGFWIDTGSTVKLCPLE; this is encoded by the exons ATGGCAGCAGCTAGTATCTCAGTGGAGCAGGACCAGTTCAGTTGTTCAATCTGTCTGGATCTGCTGAAGGATCCGGTGACTattccctgtggacacagttactgtatgggCTGTATTAAGGGCTACTGGGATCAAGATTATCAAACTGGTGTAtacagctgtccccagtgcagACAGACTTTCACCCTAAGGCCTGTTCTGGGAAGAAACACCATGCTGGCTAAAGTGttggagaagctgaagaagacAGGACTCcaagctgctcctcctgctcactgttacgCTGGACCTGGAGACGTGGCGTGTGATGTCTGCACCGGGAGAAAGCGCAAAGCTGTCAAGTCCTGTTTGGAGTGCTTGGCTTCTTACTGTGAAACTGATCTAAATCTTCATGATAAACTCAATCGAGGGAAGTCTCACAAACTGACTGAGGCCACAGCAAACCTGCAGGAGAAGATCTGCTCTCAACATCACAAACTACTGGAGATTTACTGCCGCACTGATCAGCAGTGTATCTGTTATCTGTGTTTGatggatgaacacagaggccatgatacagtctcagctgcagcaaaaaggactgagaaacag AAGCAGCTGGGGGCAACACAGAGGAAATTCCAGCAGagaatccaggagagagagaaggagctgcaggatctgagacaggctgtgaaGTCACTCACG tgctctgcacaggcagcagtggaggacagcgagaggatctttactgagctgaTCCGCTCCATTGAGAGAAGGCGCTCTGAGGTGAAacagctgatcagagatcaggagaaggctgcagtgagtcagaCTGAAGGAGTCATGGAGCgactggagcaggagattgctgagctgaggaggagagatgctgagatggagcagctttcacacacagaggatcacatccatttcctccag agctgtcagtctctctgtgtccctcctgGATGTGGAGACTTACGCAGCATCACCATCAATCCACATGTCACTTTTGGGTTCGTGAAGAAATCTGTCTCTGAACTGAAAGAGCAACTGGAGAACATCTGTAAGGAGACATTAGCAAAGATCTCTGGAGCAGGTAGGTGGGACATCCAA GCTCCAGAGCCCAGGACCAGAGCAGAGTTCTTacaat attcctgccagctcacactggacccaaacacagcaaatacatacctctgtctgtctgagaggaACAGAGCGGTAACACAGGGGGCAGTGAagcagccatatcctgatcatTCAGAGAGATTTTACTACAGGCCTGAAGTGCTGTGCAAAGAGGGTCTGTCTGGacgctgttactgggaggctgagtggagaGGGAATGTGGTTTATATAGCAGTCTCATATAAAGAGATCAGCAGGAATGCAATCAGTGGTGACAGCTTGTTTGGATTCAATGAAAAGTCCTGGAGTTTGCGCTGCTCTGCTTCCAGTTGCTCTTTCTGGCACAATAATAAGAGCACTGTAATCCCCGCCCCCCGCTCCTGCAGAGTAGGAGTGTACCTGGATCACAGGGCAggaactctgtccttctacagcgtctctCACACAAtgaccctcctccacagagtccagaccacattcactcagcccCTCTATGCTGGGTTCTGGATTGATACAGGATcaactgtaaaactgtgtcCTCTGGAATGA
- the LOC118771042 gene encoding tripartite motif-containing protein 16-like isoform X2: MAAASISVEQDQFSCSICLDLLKDPVTIPCGHSYCMGCIKGYWDQDYQTGVYSCPQCRQTFTLRPVLGRNTMLAKVLEKLKKTGLQAAPPAHCYAGPGDVACDVCTGRKRKAVKSCLECLASYCETDLNLHDKLNRGKSHKLTEATANLQEKICSQHHKLLEIYCRTDQQCICYLCLMDEHRGHDTVSAAAKRTEKQKQLGATQRKFQQRIQEREKELQDLRQAVKSLTCSAQAAVEDSERIFTELIRSIERRRSEVKQLIRDQEKAAVSQTEGVMERLEQEIAELRRRDAEMEQLSHTEDHIHFLQSCQSLCVPPGCGDLRSITINPHVTFGFVKKSVSELKEQLENICKETLAKISGAVKNVHLPKAPEPRTRAEFLQYSCQLTLDPNTANTYLCLSERNRAVTQGAVKQPYPDHSERFYYRPEVLCKEGLSGRCYWEAEWRGNVVYIAVSYKEISRNAISGDSLFGFNEKSWSLRCSASSCSFWHNNKSTVIPAPRSCRVGVYLDHRAGTLSFYSVSHTMTLLHRVQTTFTQPLYAGFWIDTGSTVKLCPLE; encoded by the exons ATGGCAGCAGCTAGTATCTCAGTGGAGCAGGACCAGTTCAGTTGTTCAATCTGTCTGGATCTGCTGAAGGATCCGGTGACTattccctgtggacacagttactgtatgggCTGTATTAAGGGCTACTGGGATCAAGATTATCAAACTGGTGTAtacagctgtccccagtgcagACAGACTTTCACCCTAAGGCCTGTTCTGGGAAGAAACACCATGCTGGCTAAAGTGttggagaagctgaagaagacAGGACTCcaagctgctcctcctgctcactgttacgCTGGACCTGGAGACGTGGCGTGTGATGTCTGCACCGGGAGAAAGCGCAAAGCTGTCAAGTCCTGTTTGGAGTGCTTGGCTTCTTACTGTGAAACTGATCTAAATCTTCATGATAAACTCAATCGAGGGAAGTCTCACAAACTGACTGAGGCCACAGCAAACCTGCAGGAGAAGATCTGCTCTCAACATCACAAACTACTGGAGATTTACTGCCGCACTGATCAGCAGTGTATCTGTTATCTGTGTTTGatggatgaacacagaggccatgatacagtctcagctgcagcaaaaaggactgagaaacag AAGCAGCTGGGGGCAACACAGAGGAAATTCCAGCAGagaatccaggagagagagaaggagctgcaggatctgagacaggctgtgaaGTCACTCACG tgctctgcacaggcagcagtggaggacagcgagaggatctttactgagctgaTCCGCTCCATTGAGAGAAGGCGCTCTGAGGTGAAacagctgatcagagatcaggagaaggctgcagtgagtcagaCTGAAGGAGTCATGGAGCgactggagcaggagattgctgagctgaggaggagagatgctgagatggagcagctttcacacacagaggatcacatccatttcctccag agctgtcagtctctctgtgtccctcctgGATGTGGAGACTTACGCAGCATCACCATCAATCCACATGTCACTTTTGGGTTCGTGAAGAAATCTGTCTCTGAACTGAAAGAGCAACTGGAGAACATCTGTAAGGAGACATTAGCAAAGATCTCTGGAGCAG tgaaaaatgtgcatCTTCCAAAGGCTCCAGAGCCCAGGACCAGAGCAGAGTTCTTacaat attcctgccagctcacactggacccaaacacagcaaatacatacctctgtctgtctgagaggaACAGAGCGGTAACACAGGGGGCAGTGAagcagccatatcctgatcatTCAGAGAGATTTTACTACAGGCCTGAAGTGCTGTGCAAAGAGGGTCTGTCTGGacgctgttactgggaggctgagtggagaGGGAATGTGGTTTATATAGCAGTCTCATATAAAGAGATCAGCAGGAATGCAATCAGTGGTGACAGCTTGTTTGGATTCAATGAAAAGTCCTGGAGTTTGCGCTGCTCTGCTTCCAGTTGCTCTTTCTGGCACAATAATAAGAGCACTGTAATCCCCGCCCCCCGCTCCTGCAGAGTAGGAGTGTACCTGGATCACAGGGCAggaactctgtccttctacagcgtctctCACACAAtgaccctcctccacagagtccagaccacattcactcagcccCTCTATGCTGGGTTCTGGATTGATACAGGATcaactgtaaaactgtgtcCTCTGGAATGA